Proteins encoded together in one Sylvia atricapilla isolate bSylAtr1 chromosome 2, bSylAtr1.pri, whole genome shotgun sequence window:
- the ASMT gene encoding acetylserotonin O-methyltransferase yields MGSTEDLDYPQIIVQYSNGFLVSKVMFTACELGIFDLLLESGKPLSSDAIAACLGASTMGMKRLLDACVGLKLLAVEMTQEEALYRNTEISNVYLTKSSPKSQYHIMMYYSNTVYLCWQYLADAVREGRNQYERAFGVSSRDPFGAMYRSDEEMLKFMAGQNSVWSICGRDVLAAFDLSPFTQIYDLGGGGGALAQECVSLYPNSTVTIYDLPKVVRMAKEKFVSPEERQISFHEGDFFSDSIPEAELYILSKILHDWDDDKCKQLLAKVYKACKPGGGVLVVESLLNEDKSGPVETQLYSMNMLVQTEGKERTAAEYIKLLEAAGFGVIQVKRTGKLYDAVLGRK; encoded by the exons ATGGGTTCCACAGAAGACCTTGACTATCCTCAAATCATTGTGCAATACAGCAATGGATTTTTAGTCTCAAAG GTTATGTTCACTGCTTGTGAGTTGGGGATCTTTGATCTTCTTCTGGAGTCAGGAAAGCCTCTGTCTTCAGATGCCATTGCTGCATGTCTGGGTGCTAGCACCATGGGGATGAAAAGACTGCTGGATGCCTGTGTGGGATTGAAGCTCTTGGCAGTAGAGATGACACAAGAAGAAG CCCtctacagaaacacagaaatctcCAACGTCTACCTTACAAAATCAAGTCCAAAGTCTCAGTATCACATTATGATGTATTATTCCAACACGGTCTACTTGTGCTGGCAGTACCTGGCTGATGCTGTGAG AGAAGGAAGAAACCAATATGAAAGAGCTTTTGGCGTTTCATCTAGAGACCCTTTTGGAGCAATGTACAG ATCAGATGAAGAAATGCTAAAATTCATGGCTGGCCAGAACTCAGTATGGAGTATATGTGGCAGAGATGTTCTTGCTGCATTTGACCTTTCCCCTTTCACGCAGATCTATGACCTGGGAG GAGGTGGAGGAGCTTTGGCCCAAGAGTGTGTTTCTTTGTATCCAAATTCTACTGTCACAATTTATGACCTGCCCAAAGTTGTACGAATGGccaaagaaaaatttgtttcCCCTGAGGAGCGTCAAATCTCTTTCCATGAAG GAGACTTCTTTAGTGATTCAATACCTGAAGCTGAACTGTATATTTTATCCAAGATACTGCATGATTGGGATGATGACAAATGCAAACAACTGCTGGCAAAAGTCTACAAAGCTTGCAAACCTG GTGGTGGAGTGCTGGTGGTTGAATCCCTTCTGAATGAAGATAAAAGTGGGCCTGTAGAAACCCAACTGTATTCAATGAATATGTTGGTGCAGacagaagggaaagagagaacagcagcagagtaCATCAAGCTCCTGGAGGCAGCTGGCTTTGGAGTGATTCAAGTCAAGAGGACTGGAAAACTCTATGATGCTGTTTTAGGAAGGAAATAG